In Halothermothrix orenii H 168, the sequence AAATGTCTTTAAAGATAAAAACCCTTCTCTGGGGGCAACCCTCGGAACCTTACCTGTTCTAGGTGTAAGTGGAGTTTTTATCTTCTATATTATCGTAGTTGGCTGGATATTAAAATATTTTGTCCTGGCTTTAACTAATTCCTTTGTCGGTATGGATATTGCAAACTACTTTGGTCAGTTTGCCGGTAATAGTGCCAGTATCCTGTGGCATGCCCTGGCTGTAATTTTAACTCTGGCAATAGTTAAACTTGGTGTTCAAAAGGGTATTGAAAAAACCAATAAATTTATGATGCCTACCCTGTTTATTCTATTAATCATCCTGATGATCAGATCCTTAACCCTGGGTGGTGCCATGGAAGGTGTTAAATTCATGCTGGTTCCAGACTGGTCAAAGCTATTACAGCCGGTTACCTGGGTAATGGCTCTGGGACAGGCCTTTTTTACCGTATCCCTGGGTGGAGCTGCTATGCTGGTTTACGGTAGTTATCTGAGAAAAGATGAAGATATTCCATCTTCAGCCCTGCAGACAGTTGCTTTTAATACCAGTGCTTCCCTGCTGGCTGCCTTTGTCATTATCCCGGCTGTCTTTGCCTTCGGTCTTGACCCTCAGGCAGGACCACCACTTCTTTTTATAACCCTGCCTAACATTTTCAAGGCAATGCCGGGTGGATATATCTTTGGTGTCCTCTTCTTCTTAAGTATCGTATTTGCCGCTATATCATCTGCTGTAAACCTTATGGAAGTACCTGTTGAAGCCATGATGGACAGATTAAATTTAAGCAGGGGAAAAAGCACCCTGATAGTCGCTTTACTTGGTTTTATTATAGGGTTACCCCTGGATACAAACATGGCCTGGTTTGGTAAATTTGCTGATTTTGTCACCATCTATCTGGTGCCTATCGGGGCCGTTTTAGCAGCCTTCGTCTTTTTCTGGGTTTACGGTGTTTCTAAAGCCAGGCAGGAAATTAACCGGGGTTCTTCACGACCCCTGGGTAAATGGTGGGAACCTTTCGCTAAATATGTATTTGTGGCTGTAGCTCTAATTGTGCTGATTCTCGGTGTTGTATATGGTGGTATTGGTTAAAATTAAAAATGCTGGCCGTTCAATTAAAACGGCCGGCATTTATTATACAAAAACCTGAATTAATTCTGGTTTTTTCAATAACTGGCTTTGTTTTTTTTAATGTTAAATGTATAATTATAATAGATATATTACTATAATAGATTTATATATAACTTAACAGGACTTTAACTTTACTTAGGAGGGTGTAAATATGGAAAAAACAAAAATTAATACCACCAAAAGTCCAGCTGCAATTGGACCTTACTCCCAGGCTATAAAAGTGGGGAACATGATCTTCACCAGTGGTCAGATTCCCTTTACTCCTGAAGGAGAACTGGTTAGTGAAGATGTCCAGGAACAGGCCCGCCAGTCCCTTACAAACATAAAAAATATCCTCGAAGAAGCAGGCAGCAGTATGGACAAAGTAATAAAATGCACTGTTTTTATTGATGATATTAACGATTTTGGCCTGGTTAATGAAGTTTACCAGGAATTTTTCAATGAACCTTACCCTGCCAGAAGCTGTGTTGAAGTAGCCCACTTACCAAAAGATGTTAAGGTTGAGATTGAAGCTATCGCCCTTGTTTAGTACGAGAAGGTTAAAGATATTCTTCTATAAAAGATTTACATCTTTTGATAATACCTACATCTTTTAATAATATGGATCTTTGATTTTACTAATAAGTTGATGTTTACCAGAAGAAAACCCGCAGGCAGTTAGCCTGCGGGTTTTAGTATTATTAAAGTAATATCTCTTTAACCCTTTTCCCTGTTATTCCGGTCATATTTAGGAACCTTAAACCCTGTTTAATTTAACCTTCCGTTTTCATATACCTTAAAGTAGTTACTTTAAGGTATAAAAACCACAAAATTGTGCTTTGACGTTATACCTACGTTGATGATATTTTATTTGTTCATCTAGTTTAAAGTTATTACTTTAAGGTTACTTTTTTAAAGTTAAAACCCTGATAGAATTGAGTACCGCTAACAGAGCAACCCCGACATCTGCAAAAACAGCGGCCCACATAGTAGCTAGACCAAATAAACCTGCTACGAGAATTAAAAATTTTATCCCGAGCGACATTACAATATTTTGCCAGACTATGCTTCTGGTCCTCCTGGCAATAAAAATTGCTTTCCCGAGTTTAGATGGTTCATCTGTCATTATAACCACATCAGCAGCCTCAACGGCAGCATCTGAACCAAGACCACCCATGGCAATACCGATATCAGCCCGGGCCAGAACCGGGGCATCATTAATACCATCACCCACAAAGGCAACCCGCCCGTGATAGGTCCCATTTAATACCTCTTCAAGTTTGGCCACCTTATCACCGGGTAATAAACTGGCCTCATAATTATCTAACCCCAATCTTTTACTGACAGCAGCCGCTGTTTTTTCCCTGTCACCTGTAAACATGGTTATATCTTCAATACCGAGTTTTTTAAGAGACCTGATGGCTTTTTTAGAATCTGACTTTAATTCATCAGAAATAATAATATAACCGGCATAATCTTTATTTACAGCAACATAAACAATACTTCCTTCACCACTTGCCTCTTTAAATCCGATAACCTTCTCTCTTTCCATTAAGGTCTTATTACCGAGCAGAATCTCTTTCCCATTTATGGTTGCCTCAATCCCCTGTCCCGGTATTTCATTATACCCCTCAATATTTACTAAATCGGGTTCCTTACCATATGCCTCCTTAATGGAATCAGCAACAGGATGATGAGAATAATACTCTGCTGTGGCCGCTAGTTTTAATAGTTTCTCTCCGGTATAATTCCCCGTTGCCGAAACCTCCTGAACCCGGAAAACCCCCCGGGAAAGGGTCCCTGTTTTATCAAAAATAACCCTGGTTATATTGGCCAACCCTTCCAGGTAATTACCCCCTTTTACCAGGATACCATCCCGTGAAGCCCGGCCAATCCCGGCAAAGTAGCCCAGGGGTATTGAAATAACCAGGGCACATGGACACGAAATTACAAGAAACACAAGGCCCCGGTATAGCCAGTTACTAAAACTACTCCCGGGAAAGATCAGGGGAGGGATGAGGGAAATAAAAGCAGCAATTCCGACTACTGCTGGAGTATAATAACGGGCAAATTTAGTGATAAACTTCTCTGTGGCCGCTTTTCTATTACTCGCCTCTTCAACCAGATTCAGGATTCTGGAAACCGTTGATTCCCGGTATTCTTTAATAACCTCAACAGTCAAGACACTGTTCTTATTTATAGCTCCGGCCAGAACCTTATCACCTTTATTAATCGCCCTGGTGACTGATTCCCCTGTTAATGAAGAAGTATCCAGCCTTGACTTTCCCTTTATAACCCTTCCATCCAAGGGAATTCTTTCCCCGGGCTTAATTATTATTTTATCACCAGGCTTTACCTGTTCGGGGGATACCTGAACTATTTTGCCTTCTCTAATTAGATTGGCATAATCGGGTTTTAAATCCATCATCTCTTTAATAGAACGGCGGGAACGCTTGACCGCTCTTTCCTGCAGGTATTCACCTATTTTATAAAATAACATTACAGAAACACCTTCAGCAAATTCACCGACACCAAAGGCCCCCAGGGTAGCTACGGTCATTAAAAAATTCTCATCAAAAAAATTCCTTTTTCCAATATTATAAATAGTTAACTTTAATACACTTCTTCCCACCAGCAAATAGGCCACTGAATAGAGTAAAGGTATACCAAAGGGAACAAAATCAAAGCCTCTGTAATCAAAGTAAAGGGTTAAAGCAAACAGGAGTATACCTGATATAAGTAGCAGATCATAACTTTGATGTTTCCCTTCATTTTCAGATGTTATCTTATTTTTAAGTGTGCTGGTCTCTCCAGCTTTATTTGTCCGGTTTTGATTTTCATTTTGACCTGATGGTTTTACCGTTAAACCAGGTTCTATCCTGTCAGCTATTTCCTGGACCTGACTTATAAGCAGACCAGCTTCAAAATCCGCCTGTTTTTTAAGAAATACTATCAACCGGCCCGTTGACAGGTTTAAAGTGGCATCATAAACCACCGGCAACTCCTTTATTTCCTGTACTATTTTGCCGGCACAATTGGCACAGAAAAGCCCCTCTAACATATATTCTTTTTTAATGAAAGATAATCCCTCTTTTTTGTTATGGGGTAATGTTTCCTGCCTGGTTTTTAAATTAGTCAACATAGTTATCAACCCTTTTTATCTCATATTTGAACAATTATTCATATATTCAATATTAGTATATAATATACAGGTTAGAAGTGTCAATGAAAATGAAGTCAATTAGATGTCCATAGCTTTTTAGATCTTTCAATAATTTCTTCCTGGGGGGGTTTTTCCGGCCAGAGGTCAATAACAGAACCTTCCCTCATGGCAGCAGCAATATTGTAAAAAATCTGTTTATCACTGGCCAGTTCTCTGAGCAATTTTTTAACCTTATCCCTGGTAGTCTGGCCATCATAGGGACAGGGACTCTCCGGGGGATTATAATCCATGTACTTCCGGGCTCTTATAATTTCACTCTCCCGTAAATAAACAAGGGGCCTGATAACATATACCTCGTTCCTGGAAAGATATGTCTTCGGTAAAAAGGTTTTTACCTGCCCGGCATAAAGAATACTCATCAAAAAGGTTTCTACAGCATCATCATAATGATGCCCATAGGCAATCTTATTAAAACCATTTTCTTTCATAAAATCTACAATAGCCCCTTTTCTGAAATGGGCACACCTGGCACATGGTTTTTCAGTTTTCTCACTGAGAATATAGCTGGCAATCTCAGTTTCTAATACATAGTATTTAACACCCAGCCGATCACAGTAATTTTTTAGATAATCAAAATAATTCTTTCCTCCATCAAAACCAAGATCTACCGTAAGAGCTGCTAATCGAAAGTCCAGGGATGCATATCTGTTAATCAGGGCCAGGACATATAATAAAAACGAACTATCTTTGCCCCCCGATAACCCTACCAGAATATTATCCCCCTCTTCAATCATGTCAAATTCTGTAATAGCCCTGGAAACCTTTCTGACATATCTTTTAGGAAGTCTTAATTTCATTGATAGCCCTCCAGTTAATAATGCTTCAATGATTATTAATAATGTCAATTAGTATACAAGTATATAAACCAGTTTCATGGTCACATTTACTACCAGAAAAATCAATCTAGGAAGACTCTGGATAAGAGCTGGAAATAGTTAATTACTATTTTTCTTTTTTTTAGTAACCGGTAATATTCAGCTAACATCTTATCTAATTCTTGACTTTTTTCAAGAATCCTTCTATCCTGGTGAAATTCTTTCCCGGCAGCTATCTGGTGTAGTTCCTGACGTAATTGTTCAATTGCATCCATAAGCTCCTTAATATGTTTCTTATCCATGGTTATAACCCCCCTATACTTAATAATCAGTAATTACAGATTCTATAATCATATTGTACACTATTTGTGCAATTTTATCAATATTAAAATTGCCTTTAATTATTAACTTATTGTTAATTTATGATTAACCATTTTTACAAATATTATTTATTTATGTATATATTTGCACTATTTGTTTACACAATGGGTATTATAAATATGGTATAATAACCCTGGGCTAGGGGGGACTTTATGGAAAAGTTCGGTCAGAAACTGAGGAAATTAAGGAAAGAAAAAAATTTAACCTTACGGGAATTGGGTAATAAACTGAACTTATCTTTTTCATTACTGGCTATGTATGAAAGGGGAGAAAGAACACCATCACTGGATAAACTACTATTAATTGCAGATTTTTTCAACGTATCAACTGACTATCTTCTGGACCATTCGCCCCTGGAAGATCTGAATAGAAAACTGGGTATAATCCCCTATCTTGATAACAATAACTTTAATGGGGATGACAACTCGATAATTTGTGAGGAAAAACTCATCAATTATTATTCCAGAAACTCAATTAACCAGAAATATTTTTATCTTAAGGTTGAAAAAGATGACATGGTCAACAGCAGAATCCATCCAGGGGATCTGGTACTAATACGAAGGCAAAAACACCTTAAAGATGGAGCTGTCGGAGTGGCAATATATAAAGATGAGCTATACATAAGGCGGGTATATAAAAATGATAATTTATATATACTCCAGGCTGATAATCCCGACTATACTCCACTGTTTGCAAGTCAAAAAGAACTTGACATAATCGGTCAAATAATTATGGTAATTTTCAAAGTAAATTAAAAGGAGGATTTATACTATGACCCTGATTTTTATCGGTCTGGGCGGTTTTTTAGGAGCCCTGGCCCGTTATGGAATTACCAGATGGGCAGAAACCAAATGGGAGGGTTTAATGCCCTATGGGACTTTATTAGCAAATGTAATCGGCTCCTTCCTGCTTGGCCTGCTGATGAGCATATTTTTAGAAAAAAATATTCATCCTGGAATAAAAGTTGGTCTAACAACCGGTTTTTTAGGGGCTTTTACAACCTTTTCTACTTTCGGTTATGAAACAGCTTCTCTGATTATAAAGAATAACATTCCTACAGCAGGACTCAATATCTTTGCTAATCTATTTTTAGGTTTACTTTTTGTTTTTATGGGAATTTATCTGGGCAAACTAATATAACTATTATAAAAGTATACCTGCTATAAAGGGAAAAATTTAAGGTATAAACACCCTGAATTTACTTTTTTAAAGCTTAATAACCAAAAATACAACCTCCATAAAAGCAGGGGCGATTTTTAATCGCCCCTTTTTGTATAATTAACCAGGTTACCGATACCTTCTATATAAACCTCCACTTTACTATTCTCTTTTAGAGGGCCAATCCCCCCCGGAGTCCCGGTGATGATAACATCCCCTGGTTTCAAGGTCATTATCCCGGAAATAAAAACAACCAGGTCATAGACATCAAAAATCATCTGGTCAGTATTTGAACCCTGTTTCACTTCCCCATCCACCTTTAATTCTATCCTACCACTACCGGGTTTAAATTCATCTGAAATCACAGGACCTAAAGGTAAAAATGTATCAAAAGATTTTGCCCTTGTCCATTGTCCATCCTTTTTCTGGAGGTCCCTGGCCGTAATATCATTGCCACACGTATACCCCAGAATTACATCTTTTGCTATTTCATGTGAAACATTTCTGGCCTCTTTCTGGATAACAACAGCCAGTTCGGCTTCATAATCAACCCTTCCACTCTGTTCAGGTAATATAATATAATCCTCAGGACCTATTACTGATGTAGGGGGTTTTAAAAAAATAACAGGCTCTTCAGGTATCTCCATATTTAATTCCCGGGCATGGTCATAATAATTTAAACCAACAGCAATAATTTTTGACGGCTGACACGGAGCCAAAAATTTTACATCAGCAACTGAATATGTCTTACTACCATCCTCTTCCCAGCCAGAGAATGGATCCCCTTTGATGGGAATTACCCTGTCCTTTTTTAGCAATCCATAATATTTTTCCCCTTTAAATAAAAACCTTACAAATTTAATTTTCTTCCCACCTCCATACCTAT encodes:
- a CDS encoding fumarylacetoacetate hydrolase family protein yields the protein MHYNYRYGGGKKIKFVRFLFKGEKYYGLLKKDRVIPIKGDPFSGWEEDGSKTYSVADVKFLAPCQPSKIIAVGLNYYDHARELNMEIPEEPVIFLKPPTSVIGPEDYIILPEQSGRVDYEAELAVVIQKEARNVSHEIAKDVILGYTCGNDITARDLQKKDGQWTRAKSFDTFLPLGPVISDEFKPGSGRIELKVDGEVKQGSNTDQMIFDVYDLVVFISGIMTLKPGDVIITGTPGGIGPLKENSKVEVYIEGIGNLVNYTKRGD
- a CDS encoding tRNA 2-thiocytidine(32) synthetase TtcA, which encodes MKLRLPKRYVRKVSRAITEFDMIEEGDNILVGLSGGKDSSFLLYVLALINRYASLDFRLAALTVDLGFDGGKNYFDYLKNYCDRLGVKYYVLETEIASYILSEKTEKPCARCAHFRKGAIVDFMKENGFNKIAYGHHYDDAVETFLMSILYAGQVKTFLPKTYLSRNEVYVIRPLVYLRESEIIRARKYMDYNPPESPCPYDGQTTRDKVKKLLRELASDKQIFYNIAAAMREGSVIDLWPEKPPQEEIIERSKKLWTSN
- a CDS encoding helix-turn-helix domain-containing protein — translated: MEKFGQKLRKLRKEKNLTLRELGNKLNLSFSLLAMYERGERTPSLDKLLLIADFFNVSTDYLLDHSPLEDLNRKLGIIPYLDNNNFNGDDNSIICEEKLINYYSRNSINQKYFYLKVEKDDMVNSRIHPGDLVLIRRQKHLKDGAVGVAIYKDELYIRRVYKNDNLYILQADNPDYTPLFASQKELDIIGQIIMVIFKVN
- a CDS encoding RidA family protein — protein: MEKTKINTTKSPAAIGPYSQAIKVGNMIFTSGQIPFTPEGELVSEDVQEQARQSLTNIKNILEEAGSSMDKVIKCTVFIDDINDFGLVNEVYQEFFNEPYPARSCVEVAHLPKDVKVEIEAIALV
- a CDS encoding heavy metal translocating P-type ATPase, with product MLTNLKTRQETLPHNKKEGLSFIKKEYMLEGLFCANCAGKIVQEIKELPVVYDATLNLSTGRLIVFLKKQADFEAGLLISQVQEIADRIEPGLTVKPSGQNENQNRTNKAGETSTLKNKITSENEGKHQSYDLLLISGILLFALTLYFDYRGFDFVPFGIPLLYSVAYLLVGRSVLKLTIYNIGKRNFFDENFLMTVATLGAFGVGEFAEGVSVMLFYKIGEYLQERAVKRSRRSIKEMMDLKPDYANLIREGKIVQVSPEQVKPGDKIIIKPGERIPLDGRVIKGKSRLDTSSLTGESVTRAINKGDKVLAGAINKNSVLTVEVIKEYRESTVSRILNLVEEASNRKAATEKFITKFARYYTPAVVGIAAFISLIPPLIFPGSSFSNWLYRGLVFLVISCPCALVISIPLGYFAGIGRASRDGILVKGGNYLEGLANITRVIFDKTGTLSRGVFRVQEVSATGNYTGEKLLKLAATAEYYSHHPVADSIKEAYGKEPDLVNIEGYNEIPGQGIEATINGKEILLGNKTLMEREKVIGFKEASGEGSIVYVAVNKDYAGYIIISDELKSDSKKAIRSLKKLGIEDITMFTGDREKTAAAVSKRLGLDNYEASLLPGDKVAKLEEVLNGTYHGRVAFVGDGINDAPVLARADIGIAMGGLGSDAAVEAADVVIMTDEPSKLGKAIFIARRTRSIVWQNIVMSLGIKFLILVAGLFGLATMWAAVFADVGVALLAVLNSIRVLTLKK
- a CDS encoding sodium-dependent transporter, translated to MNQRETWTGRIGFILACVGAAIGLGNIWMFSWRLGAYGGAAFLVPYFIFVFGLASTGLMEEFAFGRSQQKGAIGAFENVFKDKNPSLGATLGTLPVLGVSGVFIFYIIVVGWILKYFVLALTNSFVGMDIANYFGQFAGNSASILWHALAVILTLAIVKLGVQKGIEKTNKFMMPTLFILLIILMIRSLTLGGAMEGVKFMLVPDWSKLLQPVTWVMALGQAFFTVSLGGAAMLVYGSYLRKDEDIPSSALQTVAFNTSASLLAAFVIIPAVFAFGLDPQAGPPLLFITLPNIFKAMPGGYIFGVLFFLSIVFAAISSAVNLMEVPVEAMMDRLNLSRGKSTLIVALLGFIIGLPLDTNMAWFGKFADFVTIYLVPIGAVLAAFVFFWVYGVSKARQEINRGSSRPLGKWWEPFAKYVFVAVALIVLILGVVYGGIG
- the crcB gene encoding fluoride efflux transporter CrcB; amino-acid sequence: MTLIFIGLGGFLGALARYGITRWAETKWEGLMPYGTLLANVIGSFLLGLLMSIFLEKNIHPGIKVGLTTGFLGAFTTFSTFGYETASLIIKNNIPTAGLNIFANLFLGLLFVFMGIYLGKLI
- a CDS encoding aspartyl-phosphate phosphatase Spo0E family protein; translation: MDKKHIKELMDAIEQLRQELHQIAAGKEFHQDRRILEKSQELDKMLAEYYRLLKKRKIVINYFQLLSRVFLD